A single region of the Desulfuromonas sp. genome encodes:
- the thrS gene encoding threonine--tRNA ligase, translated as MSQIHIALPDGTVKEFEQGTTPLDVARSIGEGLARQSVAARCDGQLVDLNASLEKDASLELVTLSSPEGLDVYRHSAAHLMAHAVKDLYGDDVQVTIGPSVENGFYYDFYTEKHTFTPEEFDRIEKKMAELASADMPIVREEVSRDSAIRLFRDMGETFKVQLIEDLPNETVSLYRQGDFVDLCRGPHLASTGALKAFKLTSVAGAYWRGDEKNAMLQRIYATAFPDKKKLKAHLAKLEEAKKRDHRKLGKELDLFSFNEEAGAGLVIWHPKGALLRTLLEDFERREHLKRGYDIVLGPQILRTDLWKTSGHYENYRENMYFTEVEEQSYGIKPMNCLAHMLIYKSKIRSYRDLPLRFFELGTVHRHEKSGVLHGLLRVRGFTQDDAHILCTPDQLDGEIKGVLQFVQEVMAIFGFDYEMEISTRPEKSIGSDEDWEQATDALLNALKDSGLPFEINEGDGAFYGPKIDIKLKDALDRKWQCATIQCDFTLPERFDLTYVGTDGEKHRPVMVHRVILGAIERFIGVLIEHFAGNFPLWISPVQATVVNVTDNQGEYAEKVYEQLRAEGVRVQKDLRNEKLGFKIREAQMEKIPYMLVVGDKEMENGTVAPRHRSGKNLDPMTPAEFVRFVQDECGQHH; from the coding sequence ATGAGTCAGATTCACATCGCATTGCCCGACGGGACCGTCAAGGAGTTCGAGCAGGGAACGACTCCTCTTGATGTTGCCCGTTCCATCGGGGAGGGTTTAGCACGACAGTCCGTTGCCGCCCGCTGCGACGGTCAATTGGTCGATTTGAACGCCTCCCTTGAAAAGGACGCCAGCCTCGAGTTAGTGACCCTTTCGTCACCCGAGGGTCTGGATGTCTATCGGCACTCCGCCGCTCACCTGATGGCTCATGCCGTCAAGGACCTTTACGGTGACGACGTTCAGGTGACCATCGGCCCCTCTGTCGAAAACGGCTTCTACTACGACTTTTACACCGAAAAGCACACTTTTACTCCCGAAGAGTTCGACCGCATCGAGAAGAAGATGGCCGAGTTGGCCAGTGCCGACATGCCCATTGTTCGGGAGGAGGTCAGCCGCGACAGCGCCATCCGTTTGTTCCGGGACATGGGCGAGACCTTCAAGGTGCAGCTTATCGAGGATCTGCCCAACGAGACGGTCTCCCTCTACCGGCAGGGGGATTTTGTCGATCTGTGCCGCGGACCGCACCTAGCATCCACCGGAGCGCTCAAGGCCTTCAAGTTGACCAGCGTGGCGGGCGCCTATTGGCGCGGCGATGAAAAGAACGCCATGCTTCAGCGGATCTACGCCACGGCCTTTCCCGACAAGAAAAAGCTCAAGGCCCATCTGGCAAAACTCGAAGAGGCCAAGAAGCGCGACCATCGCAAGTTGGGCAAGGAGCTTGACCTTTTCTCCTTTAACGAGGAGGCGGGCGCCGGCTTGGTGATATGGCACCCCAAGGGGGCTCTTCTTAGGACCCTGCTTGAAGATTTCGAGCGCCGGGAGCATCTCAAGAGAGGTTACGATATCGTGTTGGGGCCGCAGATCCTCCGCACCGACCTCTGGAAAACTTCGGGCCATTACGAAAATTATCGCGAGAACATGTACTTCACCGAGGTCGAGGAACAGAGCTACGGCATCAAGCCGATGAACTGCCTCGCCCATATGCTCATATACAAGTCCAAAATCCGTTCCTACCGCGATCTTCCATTGCGTTTTTTCGAACTCGGCACCGTTCACCGCCACGAGAAGTCTGGGGTTCTACACGGTCTGCTGAGGGTGAGGGGTTTTACCCAGGACGACGCCCACATCCTTTGCACTCCCGACCAGCTCGACGGCGAGATCAAAGGGGTTCTCCAGTTCGTTCAGGAAGTCATGGCGATTTTCGGCTTCGACTATGAAATGGAGATCTCCACGCGACCGGAGAAGTCGATCGGTTCCGACGAGGACTGGGAGCAGGCCACCGATGCTCTTTTGAACGCACTCAAGGACTCCGGGCTCCCCTTTGAGATCAACGAGGGGGATGGCGCTTTCTACGGGCCGAAGATCGATATCAAGCTCAAGGACGCTCTTGACAGGAAGTGGCAGTGTGCTACTATTCAGTGCGATTTTACCCTGCCCGAGCGATTCGACCTCACTTATGTAGGAACGGACGGCGAGAAGCATCGACCGGTCATGGTCCACCGGGTTATCCTGGGGGCCATTGAAAGGTTTATCGGTGTGCTTATCGAACATTTCGCCGGGAACTTCCCGCTTTGGATCTCGCCGGTTCAGGCTACGGTCGTCAACGTGACCGACAATCAGGGCGAGTACGCTGAAAAGGTCTACGAGCAACTCCGGGCCGAAGGCGTGCGCGTGCAGAAGGACCTCCGGAACGAGAAACTGGGCTTCAAAATTCGCGAAGCCCAGATGGAGAAGATCCCTTATATGCTCGTTGTGGGGGACAAGGAGATGGAAAACGGGACCGTCGCCCCGCGCCACCGGTCCGGTAAGAACCTAGACCCCATGACCCCTGCAGAGTTCGTCCGGTTCGTTCAGGACGAGTGCGGGCAACACCACTAG
- the infC gene encoding translation initiation factor IF-3 → MAKQETNINRAIRAREVRVVDDEGTQLGVLSLQEALSAADERGLDLVEVSPNAAPPVCRIMDYGKYKYQAQKRAAEARKKTVRVEIKEVKMRPKTEEHDFQYKLKNARRFLEGGNKVKVTIMFRGREVTHPEFGTRLLERVAEEVKDLGQVEMRGRMAGRFMTMVVEPLKK, encoded by the coding sequence ATAGCTAAGCAAGAGACCAACATCAACCGTGCCATTCGAGCCAGGGAGGTCCGTGTCGTCGATGACGAAGGGACCCAGCTTGGCGTCCTGAGCCTCCAAGAGGCCCTGTCCGCCGCTGATGAACGGGGGCTCGACTTGGTTGAGGTGTCCCCCAACGCCGCGCCGCCGGTTTGCCGAATCATGGATTACGGCAAATACAAGTATCAGGCGCAGAAGCGGGCGGCCGAGGCCAGGAAGAAAACCGTACGGGTGGAGATCAAGGAAGTCAAGATGCGCCCCAAGACGGAGGAGCATGACTTCCAGTACAAACTGAAGAACGCCCGAAGGTTTCTCGAGGGAGGGAACAAAGTCAAGGTCACCATCATGTTCAGAGGCAGGGAGGTGACTCACCCCGAGTTCGGAACCCGGCTTTTGGAGCGGGTGGCCGAGGAGGTCAAAGACCTTGGACAGGTCGAAATGAGGGGCAGGATGGCCGGGCGCTTCATGACGATGGTTGTCGAACCACTCAAGAAGTAG
- the rpmI gene encoding 50S ribosomal protein L35: MPKIKTNRGAAKRFRKTGTGKIRRNKAFTSHILTKKSTKRKRELRQGTLVHKADVKNVSQLIPYL, encoded by the coding sequence ATGCCCAAGATCAAAACCAATCGCGGAGCGGCGAAACGCTTCCGCAAGACCGGAACCGGCAAGATTCGTCGCAACAAGGCTTTCACCAGCCACATCCTGACCAAGAAGTCGACCAAGCGTAAGCGGGAGCTTCGTCAGGGTACGTTGGTGCATAAGGCCGATGTCAAGAATGTCAGTCAGCTGATCCCTTACCTCTAG
- the rplT gene encoding 50S ribosomal protein L20: MPRVKRGFKARRRRNKVLKLAKGYRGARSKLFRSATEAVDRALNYAYRDRKVRKRDFRALWIARINAAARENGVSYSRLVFGLKKAEIGLDRKILAQLAVADPAGFSSVVDKAKAQLQ, from the coding sequence ATGCCCAGAGTAAAAAGAGGATTCAAGGCAAGACGCAGAAGGAACAAGGTTCTAAAACTGGCCAAGGGCTACCGCGGCGCTCGGAGCAAGCTGTTTCGCAGTGCCACTGAGGCAGTCGACCGGGCCCTCAATTACGCTTACCGGGATCGAAAAGTACGCAAGCGGGACTTTCGGGCCCTGTGGATCGCCCGCATCAACGCTGCTGCCCGTGAGAACGGTGTCTCCTACAGCAGGCTTGTTTTTGGGCTGAAAAAGGCGGAAATCGGGTTGGACCGCAAGATTTTGGCCCAACTGGCCGTGGCCGACCCTGCCGGGTTCAGCTCGGTCGTTGATAAGGCCAAAGCCCAACTCCAGTAG
- the pheS gene encoding phenylalanine--tRNA ligase subunit alpha, translating to MKEKLEQMRVTARDAMEAAGTEDLLQDVRVRFLGKKGDLTAIMKGMGRLTSEERPVVGALANTVKSELEGLFEARLKTVREAEIGKRLEQERIDVTLPGRRLSQGTKHPITLVTEEIVEIFSSLGFGVAEGPEVEKDFYNFEALNLPKDHPARDMQDTFYISEDVVLRTHTSPVQIRTMLRQAPPVRVIAPGTVYRRDSDLTHSPMFHQVEGFLVDRNVTFGDLKGILTTFIAQFFGKNIGVRFRPSFFPFTEPSAEVDMQCVICGGDGCRVCKNSGWLEILGSGMIDPEVFKAVDYDPEAYSGFAFGMGLERIAMLKYGVNDLRLFFENDLRFLKQF from the coding sequence ATTAAAGAAAAACTGGAACAGATGCGGGTCACCGCCCGGGACGCCATGGAGGCTGCCGGGACCGAGGACCTTTTGCAGGATGTGCGAGTCAGGTTCCTGGGCAAAAAGGGTGATCTGACCGCCATTATGAAGGGGATGGGTCGACTGACTTCGGAGGAGCGTCCCGTTGTCGGCGCCCTGGCCAATACGGTCAAGTCCGAACTCGAGGGGCTCTTCGAGGCGCGCCTGAAAACGGTTCGCGAGGCGGAGATAGGCAAGCGCCTGGAGCAGGAGCGTATCGATGTCACCCTCCCAGGGCGGCGCCTTTCCCAGGGCACCAAGCACCCCATCACCCTGGTTACCGAGGAGATTGTGGAGATCTTTTCCTCTCTCGGTTTCGGAGTTGCGGAGGGTCCGGAAGTTGAAAAGGACTTTTATAACTTCGAGGCCCTCAACCTCCCCAAAGACCACCCGGCCAGGGACATGCAGGACACCTTTTATATCTCCGAAGACGTGGTGCTGCGCACGCATACCTCGCCCGTACAGATCCGCACCATGCTTCGGCAAGCTCCGCCGGTTCGCGTTATTGCTCCGGGGACAGTTTACCGCAGGGACTCCGACCTGACGCACAGCCCCATGTTTCACCAGGTCGAGGGTTTTCTTGTCGATCGGAACGTCACTTTCGGCGACCTGAAGGGGATTCTGACCACGTTCATCGCCCAGTTCTTCGGGAAGAATATCGGTGTTCGTTTCCGGCCCTCCTTTTTCCCGTTTACCGAGCCGAGTGCCGAGGTGGACATGCAATGCGTCATCTGCGGAGGAGACGGCTGCCGGGTTTGCAAGAACTCCGGCTGGCTCGAGATCCTTGGCAGCGGCATGATCGATCCCGAGGTGTTCAAGGCGGTCGATTACGATCCCGAGGCGTACAGCGGATTCGCCTTCGGCATGGGGCTGGAGCGCATCGCCATGCTCAAATACGGGGTCAACGATCTCCGGCTCTTTTTTGAAAACGACCTGCGGTTTTTGAAGCAGTTTTGA
- the pheT gene encoding phenylalanine--tRNA ligase subunit beta: MIVTYNWLNEFVDFNLSPEELSHRLTMAGLEVDAMERLGDGLDNVVVARLSSVESHPGADRLTLCQVETGSGTVPVVCGARNHKAGDLVALAQVGSVLPGDFKIKKSKIRGEVSMGMLCSEKELGLAEEAEGIMILSADLPLGQPVFEALGLKDVRYEIGLTPNRPDCLSLLGVAREVAAMVGKPLKMPSVVVEEGGGSIDSLTSVSVEEAGLCPRYAARLIRGVRIGPSPEWLVRRLEAVGQRSINNVVDVTNYVLMELGHPLHAFDFSLLRQGRIVVRRPQEGQAFNTLDGAERILGSYNLAICDGVGPVALAGIMGGENSEVQPETTDILLESAYFNPVSIRRSSKRLGIHSESSHRFERGADVDMVPLALDRAASLIHEVAGGEIARGVIDIYPNRIEPRRISLEVQRSNRILGLDLEQQEVLRLLRSIGLEAEPATDREDEAVYVTVPTFRPDLEREIDLIEEVARLHGYDRIPVTMPAGRMICHQPAEHQRGVSSVREAMVGAGFSEVTNYSFIAPGAWDKLGLAGDDSRRETVRILNPLNEDQSVMRTSLVPSLLENVSRNLAYRLGDLRLFELRPVFRPLAGEELPEEGLRLVAALCGRREPEGWAQGAEKVDFFDLKGVAETLLESFSLSGVQWQSDAGELFLHPGKSCSLSVKASQLGTLGEVHPRTLESFGIDQPVFLLDLDFEALLKASGERPGFRPLSRYPDTERDSALLLDEEVPAQRLLDVLEGAKGKLVEDVVLFDLYRGKGIPEGKKSIALRVRYRSAEKTLTDDEINAAHEKLIKALCKKLEAQVR; encoded by the coding sequence ATGATCGTAACCTACAACTGGCTCAATGAATTTGTCGACTTCAATCTCTCTCCGGAGGAGCTGTCCCACCGATTGACCATGGCCGGACTCGAGGTCGATGCCATGGAACGCCTCGGGGACGGGCTCGACAATGTGGTCGTCGCGCGATTGAGTTCAGTGGAGTCTCATCCCGGGGCCGACCGGTTGACCTTGTGCCAGGTGGAGACCGGCAGCGGGACCGTTCCCGTCGTCTGCGGGGCGCGAAACCACAAGGCCGGAGACTTGGTCGCTCTCGCCCAGGTCGGTTCAGTGCTGCCGGGCGATTTTAAAATCAAAAAATCCAAGATCCGGGGCGAGGTCTCCATGGGGATGCTCTGCTCGGAAAAGGAACTGGGTCTTGCCGAGGAGGCCGAAGGAATCATGATCCTGTCGGCGGATTTGCCCCTGGGACAGCCGGTTTTCGAAGCCCTCGGCCTCAAGGACGTCCGCTATGAGATCGGCCTGACGCCTAACCGTCCCGACTGCCTCAGCCTCCTCGGTGTCGCTCGGGAGGTCGCTGCCATGGTGGGCAAACCCCTGAAGATGCCCTCCGTTGTCGTGGAGGAGGGTGGCGGGTCCATCGACTCCCTGACCTCGGTCTCTGTGGAAGAGGCGGGCCTGTGCCCCCGGTATGCCGCACGCCTGATTCGCGGTGTCCGAATCGGGCCTTCGCCCGAATGGTTGGTTCGCCGCCTCGAAGCCGTTGGCCAGCGCTCGATTAATAACGTGGTCGATGTGACCAACTACGTGCTCATGGAACTGGGCCACCCGCTTCACGCCTTTGATTTTAGTCTGCTTCGCCAAGGGCGCATCGTCGTGCGCAGACCCCAGGAAGGGCAGGCCTTCAATACTTTGGACGGCGCTGAAAGAATCCTTGGCAGCTACAACCTTGCCATTTGCGACGGCGTCGGTCCCGTGGCTCTCGCCGGCATCATGGGAGGAGAAAACTCCGAGGTTCAGCCCGAGACCACAGACATCCTCCTGGAAAGCGCTTATTTTAACCCCGTCAGCATCCGGCGATCCAGCAAACGGCTTGGCATCCACAGCGAATCCTCCCATCGCTTCGAGCGAGGTGCGGATGTGGACATGGTGCCCCTCGCTCTCGATCGAGCGGCATCCCTGATCCATGAGGTGGCCGGCGGGGAGATCGCCCGGGGAGTGATCGATATCTACCCGAACCGGATTGAGCCGAGAAGGATTTCCCTGGAGGTCCAGCGCTCCAACCGGATCCTCGGACTCGATCTCGAACAACAGGAGGTCCTTCGGCTTTTGCGTTCCATCGGCCTTGAGGCCGAACCGGCGACCGATCGTGAAGACGAGGCCGTCTATGTCACCGTTCCGACCTTTCGTCCCGACCTTGAGCGCGAAATCGATCTGATCGAAGAAGTTGCAAGGCTTCACGGCTACGACCGCATTCCGGTCACCATGCCGGCCGGGAGAATGATCTGCCACCAGCCCGCCGAACACCAGCGCGGGGTCTCCTCGGTTCGTGAGGCCATGGTGGGGGCCGGTTTCTCCGAGGTGACCAACTACTCCTTCATCGCACCGGGAGCCTGGGACAAGCTGGGCCTGGCTGGGGATGACTCACGTCGCGAAACGGTCCGTATTCTCAACCCTCTCAACGAGGATCAGTCGGTGATGCGCACCAGCCTGGTGCCCAGCCTCCTGGAGAATGTTTCCCGCAACCTGGCCTACAGGTTGGGGGATCTGCGCCTTTTCGAATTGCGTCCTGTTTTTCGACCCCTCGCAGGCGAAGAACTTCCCGAAGAGGGGTTGCGGCTGGTGGCCGCCCTCTGCGGGCGCCGCGAACCGGAGGGATGGGCCCAGGGCGCAGAAAAAGTCGACTTCTTCGACCTCAAGGGGGTGGCAGAAACTCTCCTGGAGAGCTTTTCCCTTAGCGGAGTTCAGTGGCAGAGTGATGCCGGCGAACTTTTTCTTCATCCCGGCAAGAGCTGCTCCCTTTCTGTCAAGGCATCTCAACTGGGTACCCTGGGGGAAGTTCATCCCCGGACTCTTGAAAGTTTCGGCATCGACCAGCCGGTCTTTCTTCTTGATCTCGACTTTGAGGCCCTGCTGAAGGCATCCGGAGAGCGGCCCGGCTTCCGTCCCCTGTCCCGTTATCCGGATACGGAACGGGACAGCGCTCTTTTGCTGGACGAAGAGGTTCCCGCGCAGAGGCTTCTCGATGTGCTCGAAGGCGCCAAAGGCAAATTGGTGGAGGATGTCGTCCTGTTCGACCTGTATCGGGGTAAGGGGATTCCAGAGGGCAAGAAGAGCATTGCCCTGCGGGTGCGTTACCGCAGTGCCGAGAAGACCCTCACCGATGATGAAATCAATGCGGCTCACGAAAAGCTCATAAAAGCCCTCTGTAAAAAGCTCGAAGCTCAGGTTCGGTGA
- a CDS encoding integration host factor subunit alpha produces the protein MTKADLVENVYLKTGFSKKESAEIVEEVFDLMKFNLEAGEKIKIAGFGNFVVKEKATRRGRNPQTGEEIEISSRRILTFKPSQVLKTAINGEG, from the coding sequence ATGACCAAGGCGGACCTTGTCGAAAATGTATATTTAAAAACGGGTTTTTCCAAAAAGGAATCCGCTGAGATCGTTGAAGAGGTTTTCGACCTGATGAAATTCAATCTCGAGGCGGGTGAAAAGATCAAAATCGCCGGTTTTGGTAACTTTGTGGTCAAGGAGAAGGCAACTCGTCGCGGTCGCAATCCGCAGACCGGCGAAGAGATCGAAATCTCATCCCGCAGGATTCTCACCTTTAAACCCAGCCAAGTTCTGAAAACGGCCATCAATGGCGAAGGGTAG
- a CDS encoding MerR family transcriptional regulator: protein MDIQIPDKLYFKIGEVADLTGVKPHVLRYWESEFGSFRPVKSRSKQRLYRQKDIELVLRLKDLLYNQGFTIAGAKRVLRGGAIEEQGALPSSHGSERALLDEVRRELQALRRSLNSEPEGPSEA, encoded by the coding sequence ATGGACATCCAGATCCCAGACAAGTTGTATTTCAAAATTGGCGAGGTCGCCGACCTTACCGGCGTGAAACCGCACGTTCTGCGCTACTGGGAAAGCGAATTCGGGTCTTTCCGGCCGGTTAAGAGCCGCTCCAAGCAGCGCCTTTACCGGCAAAAGGACATCGAACTCGTCCTCCGGCTCAAGGACCTTTTATACAACCAGGGCTTTACCATCGCAGGTGCCAAACGGGTGCTGCGGGGGGGCGCGATCGAAGAACAGGGGGCGCTGCCGTCGTCCCACGGTTCGGAACGTGCCCTCCTCGATGAGGTGCGCCGGGAACTGCAGGCACTGCGCCGGTCATTGAACTCCGAGCCAGAAGGCCCTTCTGAAGCCTGA
- the surE gene encoding 5'/3'-nucleotidase SurE, producing the protein MLILVTNDDGVFSPGIRALAKSLCALGRVVVVAPDRERSAVSHALTLHSPLRAEEIRPDIFAVDGTPTDCVNLGVHGLLQERPALVVSGINRGGNMGDDLTYSGTVSAAMEATLMGVPAMAVSLDGESFGSDNFNRSARLTLFLARSIVEKGLPPDTFLNINFPAAEPRGFKLTRQGKRRYGETVVEKIDPRGKTYYWLGGGEMGFDNLEGTDFHAVHAGYVSITPLHLDLTNYRSFEQLESWGLDAVTDFPAEPES; encoded by the coding sequence TTGCTGATACTGGTCACCAACGACGACGGGGTTTTTTCTCCCGGGATTCGCGCCTTGGCAAAGAGCCTTTGCGCCTTAGGCCGTGTCGTGGTCGTGGCCCCGGACCGCGAGCGCAGCGCGGTCAGTCATGCACTTACCCTTCATTCTCCCCTCCGAGCCGAAGAGATTCGTCCCGACATCTTCGCCGTCGACGGCACTCCCACTGACTGCGTCAACCTCGGGGTCCACGGTCTTCTCCAGGAACGTCCGGCCCTTGTGGTCTCTGGAATCAACCGGGGGGGCAACATGGGGGACGACCTCACCTATTCGGGCACCGTCTCCGCAGCCATGGAGGCGACCCTTATGGGCGTTCCCGCCATGGCCGTCTCTCTGGACGGGGAGTCGTTCGGAAGCGATAACTTCAACCGGTCCGCCCGACTCACCCTTTTCCTGGCCCGCAGCATCGTGGAAAAGGGACTGCCTCCCGACACCTTTCTCAACATTAATTTCCCGGCGGCCGAGCCCCGCGGCTTCAAACTGACCCGGCAGGGTAAAAGGCGCTACGGTGAAACGGTCGTGGAGAAGATTGACCCGAGGGGCAAGACGTACTACTGGCTCGGAGGCGGCGAGATGGGGTTTGATAATCTGGAGGGGACCGATTTTCACGCGGTGCATGCCGGATACGTTTCGATTACCCCCCTGCATCTCGATCTGACCAACTACCGCTCTTTCGAGCAGTTGGAATCCTGGGGGCTGGATGCTGTGACCGATTTTCCCGCCGAGCCCGAATCCTGA
- a CDS encoding protein-L-isoaspartate(D-aspartate) O-methyltransferase produces MDYSIARRRMVEKQIRAKGITDPLVLDAMLQVPRHLFVEEAFWDQAYGDFPLPIGEKQTISQPFTVAAMTEALQLSGVERVLEIGTGSGYQTAILAQIVSKLYSLERLPDLARKARRILDSIGCAQVHIRVSDGTCGWEEAAPFDAIIVTAGAPSVPSDYLSQLSIGGRLVVPVGGRDKQVLRRVSRLGEQDYVEEELQDCRFVPLIGRFGWREGA; encoded by the coding sequence ATGGATTATTCAATAGCCCGGCGCAGAATGGTGGAGAAACAGATCCGCGCGAAAGGGATCACCGACCCCCTGGTTCTCGATGCCATGCTTCAGGTCCCCCGTCATCTTTTCGTCGAGGAGGCCTTCTGGGACCAGGCATATGGGGACTTCCCACTTCCCATTGGCGAGAAACAGACTATTTCCCAGCCTTTTACTGTCGCCGCCATGACCGAGGCACTGCAGTTGAGCGGAGTAGAGAGGGTTCTTGAAATCGGAACCGGGTCGGGCTACCAGACAGCCATTTTGGCCCAAATCGTCTCCAAGCTTTATTCTCTGGAGCGCCTCCCCGACCTCGCCCGCAAAGCTCGGCGCATCCTCGATTCGATCGGTTGCGCCCAGGTCCACATTCGGGTCAGCGACGGCACCTGTGGCTGGGAGGAGGCTGCTCCCTTCGACGCCATCATCGTCACCGCCGGCGCCCCGTCCGTCCCGAGCGATTACCTTTCGCAGCTTTCCATCGGGGGTCGGCTGGTCGTTCCCGTTGGCGGGCGCGACAAGCAGGTTCTGCGCCGGGTCAGCCGCCTCGGCGAGCAGGATTACGTCGAGGAGGAACTTCAGGACTGCCGTTTCGTGCCCCTGATCGGCCGCTTCGGATGGCGGGAGGGGGCCTGA
- a CDS encoding YqaA family protein: protein MRLMRRLYDWVLHWSDTPYGAIALFLLAFAESSFFPIPPDVLLLALCISVPARSFRFALIASLGSVLGGVVGYGIGMGLWGVVSGYFFRFIPGFTPEVFARVQDLFVTYNFWAVFTAGFTPIPYKVITIGAGVFHINFAVFLFASLLSRSLRFFLVAAIIYRFGPATRNFIEKYFNILSLIFVALLILGFVVIKFVGH from the coding sequence ATGAGGCTGATGCGGCGGCTGTACGACTGGGTTCTGCACTGGTCCGACACCCCATACGGTGCAATCGCTCTCTTTCTTCTGGCCTTTGCCGAATCGTCCTTTTTCCCCATCCCTCCCGACGTCCTTCTCCTTGCCCTCTGTATCAGCGTCCCGGCGCGCTCCTTTCGCTTTGCCCTCATCGCCTCCCTCGGTTCAGTTCTGGGAGGAGTGGTCGGTTACGGCATCGGCATGGGGCTCTGGGGGGTCGTGTCCGGTTATTTTTTTCGTTTTATTCCGGGCTTTACCCCCGAGGTCTTCGCCCGCGTCCAGGATCTTTTTGTCACCTATAACTTTTGGGCCGTATTCACTGCCGGATTCACCCCCATCCCGTACAAAGTCATCACCATCGGAGCCGGGGTTTTTCACATCAACTTCGCTGTCTTCCTCTTCGCTTCCCTGCTGAGCCGAAGTCTGAGGTTTTTTCTCGTGGCTGCGATTATCTACCGGTTCGGTCCGGCAACCCGCAATTTTATTGAGAAATACTTCAACATTCTGAGCCTGATTTTCGTTGCCCTCCTGATTCTCGGTTTTGTTGTCATTAAGTTTGTGGGGCACTGA
- a CDS encoding M23 family metallopeptidase, which translates to MSKILLLTCLTAVLNWGCSRPSGIHHTIREGQTLYRIARTYEVNEKYLARLNGISDPTRLEVGQRLFVPGASRLKEVPSTVKSPEKGAKATAASPGKVAAVPRQVRAAPKAHQSKGQKVPPRQAPPKTVPKAAVATQKGKFSWPLRGKILRSFDKGTTEISKGLEIGTPLSTPVLSSAAGQVIYSGNGIAGFGNLIILEHDESFYTVYGFNQKNLVETGKFVSQGERIALSGLPPRGGTPRLHFEIRRGKKAVNPIFFLP; encoded by the coding sequence TTGAGCAAAATTCTTCTGTTGACCTGTCTGACGGCGGTGTTGAACTGGGGATGCTCCAGGCCGAGCGGTATCCACCACACCATTCGTGAAGGGCAGACCCTTTACCGCATCGCCCGTACCTACGAGGTGAACGAGAAGTACCTCGCTCGTCTCAACGGCATCAGCGACCCCACCAGACTGGAAGTCGGGCAGCGGTTGTTCGTCCCCGGCGCCAGCCGTCTCAAAGAGGTCCCATCCACGGTCAAGTCCCCAGAGAAAGGGGCAAAGGCCACTGCGGCCAGTCCCGGCAAGGTTGCCGCCGTTCCGAGGCAGGTTCGCGCCGCTCCTAAAGCCCACCAAAGCAAAGGCCAAAAGGTTCCGCCCCGCCAAGCGCCCCCAAAAACCGTCCCAAAGGCTGCAGTCGCTACTCAGAAGGGGAAGTTCTCATGGCCTCTGCGAGGCAAAATCCTGAGAAGTTTCGACAAGGGGACGACTGAAATCAGCAAGGGGCTGGAAATCGGAACACCGCTCAGCACCCCCGTGTTATCGTCAGCCGCGGGCCAGGTGATCTACAGCGGCAACGGCATCGCCGGTTTCGGCAATCTGATCATCCTGGAACACGACGAGTCGTTCTACACCGTATACGGATTTAATCAGAAGAACCTCGTCGAGACCGGGAAATTCGTCAGCCAAGGGGAGAGAATCGCTCTTTCCGGCCTCCCCCCCCGAGGAGGAACCCCCCGGCTTCATTTTGAAATCCGCCGAGGCAAGAAGGCCGTCAACCCGATTTTTTTCTTGCCATAG